The region AACTGCAAGCGTCTGGGTTGGTGCAGGCACTGAAGGGAACCCTTTTTGCCAGCAGTGGTGATGAAGCCAAACAGTTGCTCACAGGCGTTCATCTCAGCTTCACCGATACAAATCTGGAGGCTGCCGCTACCGATGGTCATCGATTGGCGGTGTTGCAGGTGAACGATGCCCTTCAGGCAGCAGCTGAGGGTACGGAGGGCGAGGGTGCTGCATTTGCCGTGACCTTGCCGGCGCGATCCCTACGTGAGGTGGAGCGGTTGGTGGCCGGGTGGCGGTCGGAGGATCCGATCAGCCTGTTCTGTGATCGGGGTCAGGTGGTGTTCCTCGCGGCTGATCAGATGGTCACGAGCCGCACGCTGGAGGGGACCTATCCCAATTACCGCCAGCTGATTCCCGATGGGTTCAGCCGCACGTTGACCATGGATCGCCGTGCTCTGGTGGGAGCTCTCGAACGCATCGCAGTCCTAGCCGATCAGCACAACAACGTCGTCAAATTCAGCAGCCAGCCCGAATCAGGTGTGGTGCTGATCAGTGCCGATGCACAGGATGTTGGCAGTGGTTCTGAGTCTCTTGCTGCAGGTCTCAGCGGCGATGCGATTCAGATCGCGTTCAATGTCCGCTACATGCTCGACGGTTTGAAAGCCATGGCCGGAGATCGGGTGGTTCTGCACTGCAATGCCCCCACCACTCCAGCGGTGTTGCGTCCTATGGAGGATGGTGATGGCTTCACCTATCTCGTGATGCCGGTTCAGATCCGCTCCTGAATTGGCGCTTCCCGACCAGCTTCTGCTCAGTGATCTGCTGCAGCACACCGTGCGCTGCGATCTAGGGCTTGACCATGGCCCCGGTGTAATGGCTTGGATTCATCCACCGGTGCATCGTCTGTTGGGTTGGGTGAGCCGGCCGTCCGCGTTGCGGATGACCCGTGAGGTGTGGCGTCTGGATCAATGCTGTGGTCTCACGGATCAGCAGATCTATGTGCGAGGTGAGCCGGCGGTCACTGATCCAGCCACCTTGGATCGACTGCCGACCCTGCTGGAGTCGGATCTGCTGGCACGTGATGGAGAACGCCTTGGTGCTGTGGTGGACCTGGTGTTTGAGCCATCAACTGGGGAGATCGACCACTATCTGGTGGCCCGCAGCGATCCTCGTCTTCCAGGAAGTTCCCGTTGGCGGCTGACACCGGAACGGATCGTGGACCATCAACCCGGCCGGGTGATCACCGCCTTAGAAGGATTGGATGATCTGCCGATGACGCGCGCCAGTGTTCGCCAGGATCTGTTGCGGCGTACCCAACGCTGGCGCGAGCAGTTGCGTGACATGGGCGATCGGGCTGGGGATCGACTGGAAGGTTGGCTGGAGGATCCTCTCTGGGACGAAACGCAGCGTGCTGAACCGCCACAACCGAGCTCGCAGGACGGTCCTGAAATCTGGGATGAGGAGGGATGGCGGGATGGTCGCCGTCAGCGTGACGAAGATCCCTGGGTGTGATCCCGCCGTCGGCAACACTGGGAATAGCTGCTGGTCAGTCCCGCGTGTCCTCCCCTGCCTACGACGTCAATGCGGCTCTGAAACAGGAAGGTCTGAAACCGTCGGATTGGCAGGAGATCTGTCGGCGGCTTGGACGGGAGCCCAACCGTGCCGAGTTGGGGATGTTCGGGGTGATGTGGTCCGAACACTGCTGCTATCGCAACTCCAGGCCGCTGTTGCGGGGGTTTCCAACGGAAGGTCCCCGAATTTTGGTGGGTCCTGGTGAAAATGCCGGTGTGGTCGACCTGGGGGAAGGCCATCGCTTGGCCTTCAAGATTGAAAGCCACAACCATCCCTCAGCGGTGGAGCCCTTTCAAGGTGCCGCCACCGGCGTCGGCGGCATCCTGCGGGACATCTTCACCATGGGAGCTCGTCCGATCGCGTTGCTGAATGCATTGCGTTTTGGCCCCCTGGAGGACCCCGTCAACGTCGGGCTGATCGAAGGCGTTGTGGCCGGCATCGCCCATTACGGCAATTGCGTTGGTGTGCCCACCGTTGGTGGTGAAGTGGCTTTCGATCCCTCCTACGGGGGGAATCCTCTGGTGAACGCCATGGCGTTGGGTCTGATGGAGACCGAAGAGATCGTCAAGTCCTGCGCCCAGGGGGTGGGGAATCCTGTGGTTTATGTGGGCAGCACCACCGGTCGGGATGGCATGGGCGGCGCCAGCTTCGCCAGTGCTGAACTCAGTGCCGATTCCCTGGATGACCGCCCTGCCGTTCAGGTTGGCGATCCCTTCCTGGAAAAAGGGTTGATCGAGGCCTGTCTGGAGGCATTTTCCAGTGGTGATGTGGTGGCTGCTCAGGACATGGGGGCTGCCGGACTCACCTGCAGCTGTTCGGAAATGGCGGCCAAAGGTGGTCTGGGGGTTGAGCTCGACCTCGATCGGGTTCCGGCCCGCGAAGAAGGCATGACGGCCTACGAATTTCTGCTCTCGGAGTCCCAGGAGCGGATGTTGTTTGTGGTGAAGGCCGGCCGTGAAGAAGCGCTGATGCAGCGCTTCCGACGCTGGGGTCTGCAGGCCGCTGTGGTGGGTCAGGTCCTGCAGGAACCCGTGGTGCGCGTGCTGCATCACGGCGAGGTGGCCGCTGAGGTGCCGGCCACCGCTTTGGCGGATGACACGCCCATTGAGCAGCACGAGCTGTTGCAGGAGCCTCCTGCGGATCTTCAGGAGCTTTGGCAATGGCAGGAGAGTCAGCTCCCTGCTTTGGACGACCCTGCAAGCGTTCTGTTGACCTTGCTTGATGATCCGACCATCGCCAGCAAGCGGTGGGTGCATCGCCAGTACGACCAGCAGGTGCTTGCCAATACGGTGGTCTCCTCTGGAGCCGCGGATGCCGCTGTGGTGCGCTTGCGTCCGCAGCAGGACCATGGATCCATGAACTCTGTGCAGCGGGGTGTGGCTGCCACGGTGGATTGCCCCAACCGTTGGGTGGCTTTGGATCCCGAGCGTGGTGCTCAGGCGGCCGTTGCTGAAGCTGCCCGCAACCTGAGTTGCGTCGGTGCAGAACCATTGGCGATCACCGACAACCTCAATTTCCCTTCGCCGGAAACACCCAAGGGGTACTGGCAGCTGGCCATGGCTTGCCGTGGGATCGCGGAGGCCTGCCGTGCTCTGAACACACCGGTCACCGGCGGCAACGTCTCCCTATACAACGAGACCCGCCGTGATGACGGCACGCTTCAACCCATCCATCCGACCCCGGTGGTGGGCATGGTCGGCTTGGTGGAGGACATCGAGCGGGTGGTTGGTCTGGGTTGGCGACAACCCGGCGATTCGGTGTTGTTGCTGGGCGTAGCACCGCATGAACAGGGGGATGACCGCCTTGGTCTTGCCGGCAGCAGTTATCAGATGCTGGTCAACGGGGTGTTGGCGGGTCGGCCACCACGGGTGGATTTCGAGTTGGAACGTGAGGTTCAGCAGCTGTTGCAGCAGGCCATTGCTGCTTGTTTGTTGGCCTCTGCCCACGACAGCAGCGATGGCGGTCTCGCTGTAGCCCTGGCGGAAAGCAGTATTGCGTCAGCTCTTGGCGTTGACCTGAAGCTCAATGGGCGACCTGAGGGCCTGGCGCGAACGTTGTTTGCTGAAGGTGGTGCCCGGGTGGCGATCTCAGTGAAAGCTGAATGCCGGCCGCAGTGGGATCAGCTTGCGGCTGAGTCGACGGTTCCCATCACTGAGCTCGGTGTGGTGAGAGATGGTTCAACATTCCGGATCCACTGCGGTGACAAGGATGTACAGCTGTCGTTGGCTGATCTGAAGCGGGCCCATCAGGAGGGTTTGCCGCGCCGGATCGGGGGTGAGGCAGAATCCTGAAGGAATTCTGAAGTCGAGGCGCTCAGTGCACGTGCTGGAGGCAGAGCGTCCCGATCGGATGGAAGAGGCCTGCGGTGTCTTCGCCGTTCTGGCCGGGGAACAACCGGTGGCGAACTTGGCTTATTTCGGTCTGTATGCCCTGCAGCATCGAGGCCAGGAATCGGCTGGCATCGCTGTGTTCAACGAAGGCAAGGTTCGCCTTCACAAGGACATGGGTCTGGTCAGCCAGGTGTTTGATCAGGACGTGCTGGCCCGCATGCCCG is a window of Synechococcus sp. A15-24 DNA encoding:
- the purL gene encoding phosphoribosylformylglycinamidine synthase subunit PurL, with protein sequence MSSPAYDVNAALKQEGLKPSDWQEICRRLGREPNRAELGMFGVMWSEHCCYRNSRPLLRGFPTEGPRILVGPGENAGVVDLGEGHRLAFKIESHNHPSAVEPFQGAATGVGGILRDIFTMGARPIALLNALRFGPLEDPVNVGLIEGVVAGIAHYGNCVGVPTVGGEVAFDPSYGGNPLVNAMALGLMETEEIVKSCAQGVGNPVVYVGSTTGRDGMGGASFASAELSADSLDDRPAVQVGDPFLEKGLIEACLEAFSSGDVVAAQDMGAAGLTCSCSEMAAKGGLGVELDLDRVPAREEGMTAYEFLLSESQERMLFVVKAGREEALMQRFRRWGLQAAVVGQVLQEPVVRVLHHGEVAAEVPATALADDTPIEQHELLQEPPADLQELWQWQESQLPALDDPASVLLTLLDDPTIASKRWVHRQYDQQVLANTVVSSGAADAAVVRLRPQQDHGSMNSVQRGVAATVDCPNRWVALDPERGAQAAVAEAARNLSCVGAEPLAITDNLNFPSPETPKGYWQLAMACRGIAEACRALNTPVTGGNVSLYNETRRDDGTLQPIHPTPVVGMVGLVEDIERVVGLGWRQPGDSVLLLGVAPHEQGDDRLGLAGSSYQMLVNGVLAGRPPRVDFELEREVQQLLQQAIAACLLASAHDSSDGGLAVALAESSIASALGVDLKLNGRPEGLARTLFAEGGARVAISVKAECRPQWDQLAAESTVPITELGVVRDGSTFRIHCGDKDVQLSLADLKRAHQEGLPRRIGGEAES
- the dnaN gene encoding DNA polymerase III subunit beta; this translates as MKVVCSQSELNAALQLVSRAVATRPTHPVLANVLLTADAGTDRLSLTGFDLNLGIQTSLTASVETSGAITLPARLLGEIVSRLASDSPLTLTTEESGEQVQLNSLSGSYQMRGMPADDYPDLPMVESGLTLKLQASGLVQALKGTLFASSGDEAKQLLTGVHLSFTDTNLEAAATDGHRLAVLQVNDALQAAAEGTEGEGAAFAVTLPARSLREVERLVAGWRSEDPISLFCDRGQVVFLAADQMVTSRTLEGTYPNYRQLIPDGFSRTLTMDRRALVGALERIAVLADQHNNVVKFSSQPESGVVLISADAQDVGSGSESLAAGLSGDAIQIAFNVRYMLDGLKAMAGDRVVLHCNAPTTPAVLRPMEDGDGFTYLVMPVQIRS
- a CDS encoding RNA methyltransferase translates to MALPDQLLLSDLLQHTVRCDLGLDHGPGVMAWIHPPVHRLLGWVSRPSALRMTREVWRLDQCCGLTDQQIYVRGEPAVTDPATLDRLPTLLESDLLARDGERLGAVVDLVFEPSTGEIDHYLVARSDPRLPGSSRWRLTPERIVDHQPGRVITALEGLDDLPMTRASVRQDLLRRTQRWREQLRDMGDRAGDRLEGWLEDPLWDETQRAEPPQPSSQDGPEIWDEEGWRDGRRQRDEDPWV